GCCTCATTTATGCTTATATAAGCGTCTTTAAGTTCTACATACTTACCTACTACTGCTATTTTAACTTCTTTATCAGTATTACTAAAACTTTTTACCATTTCTCTCCATTTAGTAAGTAAAGGTTTTTCATTTTTTATACCTAATTTTTTACAAACTTCATCTGCTAAACCTAATTCTTCCATAGCTATAGGTACTTCATATATATTATTAGCATCTAAGGCTTCTATTACTGAAGTTTCATCTACGTCGCAAAATAGAGATATTTTCTTTTTAATATCTTTATTTACTGGGTACTCACTTCTTAAAACTATTATATCAGCAGATATACCCATACTTTGTAATATTTTAACACTTTGCTGAGTTGGTTTAGTTTTTAATTCCTTGGCTGCTTTTAAATAAGGTAGTAGTGAAACATGAATAAATACTACATTTTCACGACCAACGTCTTTTTTAAATTGTCTTATCGCTTCTATAAATGCAAAACTTTCTATATCTCCAATAGTTCCACCTATTTCCGTTATAACTATATCAGAATCAGTATTTTTAGCAGCTTTTAAAATATTGGCTTTTATTTCGTTAGTAACATGTGGTATATACTGAACAGTTGCTCCTAAATAATCTCCATGTCTTTCTTTTTGTAATATAGTAGACATTATTTTACCATTTGTTAAATTATTATACTGAGTTAATTCCTCATTAATAAATCTTTCATAATGTCCTAAATCTAAATCAGTTTCAGCTCCATCTGAAGTTACGAATACTTCTCCATGTTGATAAGGACTCATAGTTCCTGGATCAACATTTATATATGGATCAAATTTTTGTATAGTTACTTTATAGCCTCTTTCTTTTAAAAGTCTACCTAATGACGCAGCAGTTATACCTTTACCTAATGATGATACAACTCCGCCTGTTACAAATACATATTTAGTCATGTCTACTCCTTTTTTTATAATCTTTAAAAAGGGTCTAAAAGACCCTTTTTATTTATACTTTTGTTTTTATCTTACTGTTCCTTTTTTATAAGCGCCTTCTGCACCATAAACATCTACTATTTTTTCTTTATAATATTTTTTCATGAATTCTTTACCTTTTGCTAAGTATTTTCTTGGATC
Above is a window of Oceanivirga salmonicida DNA encoding:
- a CDS encoding CTP synthase, which codes for MTKYVFVTGGVVSSLGKGITAASLGRLLKERGYKVTIQKFDPYINVDPGTMSPYQHGEVFVTSDGAETDLDLGHYERFINEELTQYNNLTNGKIMSTILQKERHGDYLGATVQYIPHVTNEIKANILKAAKNTDSDIVITEIGGTIGDIESFAFIEAIRQFKKDVGRENVVFIHVSLLPYLKAAKELKTKPTQQSVKILQSMGISADIIVLRSEYPVNKDIKKKISLFCDVDETSVIEALDANNIYEVPIAMEELGLADEVCKKLGIKNEKPLLTKWREMVKSFSNTDKEVKIAVVGKYVELKDAYISINEALEHAGYAYSCKVNIDYLKSEEYDITLLKNYDGILVPGGFGNRGVEGKIKTIKYARENKIPFLGICLGMQMAAIEFARNVLGYEGANSTEFEKGTKYPIISLMEEQENVENLGGTMRLGSYPCKLVKGSLAEQEYGEDFIFERHRHRYEFNQKYTEDFVKAGMNIVGKSPDGNYVEVIELKDHPYFVATQYHPEFKNRPNKPHPLFKGLVKAMIDRKGN